In the Podospora pseudocomata strain CBS 415.72m chromosome 5, whole genome shotgun sequence genome, one interval contains:
- the HIP1_2 gene encoding histidine permease (COG:E; EggNog:ENOG503NUN0) has product MTLDRDIEMSQLDRTRSLAEGSSFTVRGQSRASDPDHHHHHYHHHHHNHHPHNTVGVGAGGMKARVGRFIDTFRREHPDNVRYHDDPNFALHVTDPEGGAGDSPTTTRTTNGFGSASGVAVVRQHNGERYYDLRTANSRTAGTLLARELKGRHLQMIAIGGSIGTGLFVASGKALSEGGPAAVLLAYIFVGVMLYCTVQALGELAVVFPVAGSFSAFSTRFLDPSWGFAMGWNYALQWIVVLPLEIIAGAMTIGYWNESLNKAIFVAVFLAVIVVINLFGVKGYGEAEFVFAIVKVTAVVGFILLGIVINIGGTPEGGYIGGKYWSDPGAFNNGFKGLCSVFVTAAFAFAGTELVGLAAAETANPRKSLPTAIKQVFWRITLFYIVSLALVGLLVPYNEPRLLGATSIADASASPFVIAIESAGTTILPSIMNGVILVSVISVGNSSVFGSSRTLAALAELGQAPKIFAYVDRRGRPLVSILAASSVGLLAFMANSKVHSHVFDWLLAISGLSSVFTWGSTCLAHIRLRKAWAYHHRSVSDMAFRAQGGTIGSWIGLFCNCLILVGQCWVAIWPITSEPLTSSQRAENFFLQCLAIPVVLLFLIGHKLWYRTSVIKVEDMDIDTGRRDFGRLGIIKAQEEEERASWPKWKRVYRVIC; this is encoded by the exons ATGACCCTCGACCGCGACATTGAGATGAGCCAGCTGGATCGCACCCGCAGTCTAGCCGAAGGCAGCAGCTTCACCGTCCGGGGTCAAAGTCGGGCCTCGGAtcctgatcatcatcatcatcattatcatcatcaccaccacaaccatcaccctcataATACCGTCGGCGTAGGTGCCGGAGGGATGAAAGCTCGCGTGGGGAGGTTCATCGACACCTTCCGCCGGGAACACCCAGACAACGTCCGCTACCACGACGACCCCAACTTTGCGCTTCACGTCACTGACCCAGAAGGTGGCGCAGGCGACTCACCGACGACAACCAGAACAACAAATGGGTTTGGCTCTGCTtcgggggtggcggtggtgaggcagCATAATGGGGAGAGGTACTATGACTTACGGACGGCGAACTCCAGGACGGCGGGGACGTTGCTTGCGCGGGAGCTCAAGGGGAGGCATTTGCAGATGATTGCGATTGGGGGGTCGATCGGGAcgggtttgtttgttgcgAGTGGGAAGGCGTTGAGTGAGGGGGgcccggcggcggtgttgttggcgtaCATCTTTGTGGGCGTGATGCTGTATTGCACGGTGCAGGCgttgggggagttggccGTGGTGTTTCCTGTCGCGGGGTCGTTCTCGGCTTTTTCGACGAGGTTTCTGGATCCGAGTTGGGGGTTTGCTATGGGTTGGAA CTATGCCTTGCAGTGGATAGTGGTGTTACCGCTCGAGATTATTGCCGGCGCCATGACTATCGGTTATTGGAACGAGAGTCTGAACAAGGCCATATTTGTAGCCGTGTTTCTGGCGGTCATTGTTGTCATCAACCTCTTTGGAGTAAAGGGGTACGGCGAGGCAGAGTTTGTGTTTGCCATTGTCAAGGTTACTGCTGTCGTCGGGTTCAT CCTTCTCGGTatcgtcatcaacatcgGAGGGACCCCCGAAGGCGGCTACATCGGCGGCAAGTACTGGTCCGACCCGGGCGCCTTCAACAATGGCTTCAAGGGCCTCTGCAGCGTGTTTGTCACCGCCGCCTTTGCCTTTGCTGGTACGGAGCTGGTCGGTTTGGCTGCCGCCGAGACAGCCAACCCGCGAAAGTCCTTGCCTACCGCCATCAAACAAGTGTTTTGGAGAATCACACTCTTCTACATTGTGTCGCTTGCGCTCGTCGGTCTCCTGGTGCCGTACAACGAGCCCAGGTTGCTTGGTGCTACTAGCATCGCCGACGCCTCAGCCAGTCCCTTTGTCATCGCCATCGAAAGCGCAGGCACGACTATTCTACCCAGCATCATGAACGGCGTCATCCTTGTGTCCGTCATCAGCGTCGGCAACTCTTCCGTCTTTGGATCCTCCCGAACactcgccgccctcgccgagcTGGGCCAGGCGCCCAAGATCTTCGCCTACGTCGACCGCCGCGGCCGTCCACTAGTTTCCATCCTCGCAGCATCGAGCGTCGGTCTCCTGGCCTTCATGGCCAACTCCAAAGTCCACAGCCACGTGTTCGACTGGCTCCTCGCCATATCAGGCTTGAGCAGCGTCTTCACCTGGGGGAGCACCTGTCTCGCCCACATCCGCCTCCGCAAGGCATGGGCATACCATCACAGATCAGTCAGCGACATGGCCTTTCGTGCTCAGGGGGGAACGATCGGCAGCTGGATCGGCCTGTTTTGCAACTGTCTCATTCTCGTCGGTCAGTGCTGGGTGGCGATTTGGCCCATTACGAGCGAGCCGTTGACGTCGAGTCAGCGGGCCGAGAATTTCTTTTTGCAGTGTTTGGCGATcccggtggtgttgttgtttttgattGGGCACAAGCTGTGGTATAGGACGAGCGTGATCAAGGTGGAGGACATGGATATTGAtacggggaggagggattttgGCAGACTTGGGATTATCAaggcgcaggaggaggaggagagggctaGTTGGCCGAAGTGGAAGAGGGTTTATAGGGTTATTTGCTGA
- a CDS encoding hypothetical protein (EggNog:ENOG503NVMX; CAZy:GH31; COG:G), with protein sequence MPVSLLWCCFLFASFHYRMAFLWIASLVLCSLWGARGQTERCSGYEAINVLKADSYLIADLVLIGNCSSHSSDIENLRLLVEYQTDSRLHVLITDADSQVFQIQEHVLPRPRNENASSSSSRLQFSFTQSPFAFSVTRASTGETLFDTADTPLIFETQYIRLRTRLPSNPNIYGLGEHSDDFRLPTWNYTRTLWNTESPMIPNGLNLYGSHPVYFDHRGESGTHGVFLRSSNGMDVKLGTSDQGQQFLEYNVIGGVFDFYFLAGPTPTDVSKQYAEVVGLPAFVPYWVLGFHQCKYGYKSIDEVGQVVDTYAAAGIPLETMWGDIDYMSDHQDFTTDGSRYPLEKVRQLVQSLHDDGQHYVQILDPGIHRAGGYPTYTRGAEQNVFLKAADGSFYRGFQWPGEVVWPDWLHPNTQEWWTDEIRRFYDPNSGVNVDGLWVDMNEASNMCESTSCFASTSARTCVANKGIAVRKRYGDPVPFLGVPERDLFNPLYRIQNRWGDISSKTLWTNITNADGTHQYDTHNFYGTMMAGATRNALLSRNSAVRPFVLTRSTFAGVGRVAAHWFGDNASRWDHYRTTIRQMLSFTALHAVPFVGSDVCGFNENATEKMCARWALLGAFQPFYRNHADITANRQEFYLWPLVTQAAKKAIDTRYKLLDYMYTSLWKASADGTPNASPLWFFYPSDSNTFGIQNQWMLGDALLVSPVVDDDSQSVSFYLPDDIWYDFWTFEQKAGGGQTHRLDGVQWDEIPVHIRGGTILAMRTESANTTAQLREKNFRIIVAPGKDGTAKGELYLDDGASLDVGGNKSEIGFLWDGQSFAANGTFGFETDVKVERVVVLGGEGGEVVTHEGPWGLGGEFGFHL encoded by the exons ATGCCGGTCAGCTTGCTCTGgtgttgttttctttttgctaGCTTCCATTACAGAATGGCGTTTCTCTGGATCGCCTCTCTTGTGTTGTGCTCTCTGTGGGGGGCACGGGGACAGACTGAACGATGTTCGGGTTACGAAGCCATCAACGTGCTGAAGGCGGACTCGTATCTGATTGCAGATCTTGTTCTCATTGGCAACTGCAGCTCTCACAGCAGCGACATCGAGAACCTGAGGTTGCTTGTCGAGTACCAGACAG ACTCACGGCTGCATGTCCTCATCACAGATGCCGATTCCCAAGTGTTTCAAATCCAGGAACACGTTCTCCCCCGACCGAGAAACGAGAACGCGTCCTCGAGCAGCTCTAGGTTGCAGTTCAGTTTCACCCAAAGCCCGTTTGCCTTTAGCGTTACAAGAGCGTCGACAGGGGAGACCCTTTTTGACACGGCCGACACGCCGTTGATCTTTGAAACCCAGTACATCCGACTCAGAACTCGCTTGCCGTCGAATCCAAATATTTATGGGCTGGGCGAACACTCGGATGACTTTCGCCTTCCAACATGGAATTACACCCGCACGCTATGGAACACGGAATCGCCCATGATCCCAAACGGGCTCAATCTCTACGGCTCGCACCCGGTGTACTTTGACCATCGGGGCGAGTCAGGCACGCACGGCGTGTTTCTGCGGAGTTCCAACGGCATGGATGTCAAGTTGGGCACCTCGGACCAGGGACAGCAATTCCTCGAGTACAATGTGATTGGCGGCGTATTCGACTTTTACTTCTTAGCAGGCCCGACCCCAACAGACGTCAGCAAGCAGTATGCCGAAGTTGTCGGGCTCCCAGCGTTTGTGCCGTATTGGGTCCTGGGTTTCCATCAGTGCAAGTATGGATATAAAAGCATTGATGAAGTTGGACAAGTTGTTGACACCTACGCGGCCGCTGGGATCCCATTGGAGACGATGTGGGGTGATATTGACTACATGAGCGACCATCAGGATTTCACCACGGACGGGAGCCGTTACCCCCTGGAGAAAGTTCGGCAGCTGGTTCAGAGTCTGCACGATGATGGACAACACTATGTTCAAATCCTGGATCCGGGAATCCATCGAGCTGGTGGTTACCCAACCTACACCAGAGGCGCCGAACAGAACGTCTTTCTCAAAGCAGCAGATGGCTCATTTTATCGCGGGTTTCAATGGCCCGGCGAAGTGGTTTGGCCTGACTGGCTCCATCCAAACACACAGGAATGGTGGACAGATGAGATCAGGAGGTTCTACGACCCCAACTCAGGCGTCAATGTCGATGGGCTGTGGGTTGACATGAATGAGGCGAGCAACATGTGTGAAAGCACCAGCTGCTTTGCTTCAACATCTGCTCGAACCTGCGTTGCCAACAAGGGTATCGCGGTCAGGAAACGTTACGGGGACCCGGTTCCATTTCTTGGAGTGCCAGAGAGAGATCTCTTCAACCCCCTGTATCGCATACAGAACCGATGGGGCGACATCTCCAGCAAAACTTTGTGGACGAACATCACCAATGCCGACGGAACCCACCAGTATGATACTCACAACTTCTACGGCACCATGATGGCTGGCGCCACCCGGAACGCCCTGCTGAGCAGAAACTCGGCTGTCAGGCCCTTCGTCCTCACTCGATCGACCTTTGCTGGCGTGGGGAGAGTGGCAGCGCATTGGTTCGGTGACAACGCTTCTAGGTGGGATCATTACCGAACTACTATCCGCCAAATGTTGTCCTTCACTGCCCTGCACGCGGTGCCCTTTGTTGGCTCTGACGTCTGTGGCTTCAACGAAAACGCGACGGAAAAAATGTGCGCCCGCTGGGCTTTGCTAGGCGCTTTCCAGCCCTTCTACCGCAACCACGCAGATATCACGGCCAACCGTCAGGAATTTTACCTGTGGCCTTTGGTCACTCAAgccgccaagaaggcgaTTGATACTCGCTACAAGTTGCTCGACTACATGTACACCTCCCTCTGGAAAGCGAGCGCTGACGGCACGCCCAACGCCAGCCCGCTGTGGTTCTTCTACCCCTCGGATAGCAACACGTTTGGCATCCAGAACCAATGGATGCTCGGAGACGCGTTACTTGTTTCTCCAGTTGTTGACGACGACTCCCAGAGCGTCAGCTTCTACCTTCCGGACGATATCTGGTATGACTTTTGGACTTTTGAGCAAAAGGCCGGGGGTGGACAAACGCACAGGTTGGACGGTGTACAGTGGGATGAGATTCCTGTTCACATTCGAGGCGGGACTATCCTTGCTATGAGGACTGAATCAGCGAATACTACTGCCcagttgagggagaagaacTTTAGGATTATTGTTGCGCCGGGGAAGGACGGGACTGCCAAGGGGGAATTGTACTTGGATGATGGGGCCAGTTTGGATGTGGGGGGGAACAAGTCGGAGATTGGGTTTTTGTGGGATGGGCAGAGCTTTGCTGCGAACGGGACGTTTGGGTTTGAGACGGATGTGAaggttgagagggttgttgttctcggaggggagggaggggaggttgttaCGCATGAGGGgccttgggggttgggaggagagtTTGGGTTTCATTTGtag
- a CDS encoding hypothetical protein (COG:S; EggNog:ENOG503NX9U), whose product MTTTEACRGLRRIVPVDDAPDDATIDIIAIHGLGTESPRTWEFKKRSGDGVVNWLSDGDMLPAALPKACIYTYDWNANYFADAPVQTLLGHADTLLGLIAEGRGSQTRPIIFVASCFGGLILAEAIIRAAQEGSAYKHILLSTVGIVFLATPFQGSDAAKQARWQVLVKGIMGEQASDQLIKDLEQSHDFVHQRVQKFAEIANAKAVQLPLSCFFETRKTEMLRRILSPGWAKRLSRSVTRKILVTESSACLHGFPRQGLDATHSGMNKFQGPECPNFKFVKDAVRKLAGDASVVLKLRKNSTVKGHWIVRFGRNKEFVGRESILEDLLRGSGGWKDADRAGDRLSHSRRAAGMLGLWVPAVDATAFENAYRAIGQQLKVPGIDEEKADVKALIKSVLGRESMGNWLLIIDNADDEKLLFGDTALTYYLPFSRKGSILFTTRNHKLGLRLVESENHIIAVEEMSKDEALKLLGKNLKGSQMSDTRSNNALLEFLANLPLAKRQASAYMAKEQISTARYLKLCKSSDEDMVKLLSSHFDDRHRYKNIQNAVATTWLISFQQISDHDALAADYLRFLCFLAGKDIPHSLLPPAGTLETVEAIGTLKAYAFISQQNESDSYDIHRLVQISMLSWLDGKGERQEWTAKVLERLNDIFPWPKHENREEWIRYLPHTLHALQLRKRTDDEEATTGLLSKVGESFRNLGKYKEAEQMHRQELQLREKVLGKEHPDTLTSMDNLAIVLDSQGKYEEAERMHRQALQLREKVLGKEHPDTLTSMDNLALVLHSQGKYEEAEQMHRQELQLSEKVLGKEHPDTLTSMDNLALVLDSQGKYEEAEQIHRQALQLREKVLGKEHPDTLTSMNNLALVLDSQGKYEEAEQMHRQALQLSEKVLGKEHPDTLTSMNNLALVLRSQGKYEEAEQMHRQELQLREKVSENR is encoded by the exons ATGACCACGACAGAG GCTTGCAGGGGACTCCGCCGGATCGTCCCAGTCGACGACGCTCCCGACGACGCGACGATCGA TATTATCGCAATCCACGGATTGGGCACCGAGTCGCCGCGGACATGGGAGTTTAAGAAAAGaagtggggatggggttgtgaacTGGCTGTCGGACGGCGacatgctgccggcagcCCTACCAAAGGCCTGCATATATACGTACGACTGGAATGCAAACTACTTCGCAGATGCACCCGTGCAGACGCTACTCGGCCATGCCGATACGCTACTCGGTCTTATAGCCGAAGGCCGTGGTTCGCAAACGCGACCGATTATCTTCGTCGcctcttgttttggagggcttaTTCTGGCCGAG GCAATCATCCGAGCCGCCCAGGAAGGCAGCGCCTATAAACATATCCTGCTTTCCACTGTCGGCATCGTGTTTCTCGCCACTCCATTCCAGGGTAGTGATGCTGCGAAGCAGGCTCggtggcaggtgctggttAAAGGCATTATGGGAGAGCAGGCCTCTGACCAACTCATAAAAGACCTCGAGCAGAGCCACGACTTCGTCCACCAGCGCGTTCAGAAGTTCGCCGAGATCGCTAATGCTAAGGCAGTGCAACTGCCCCTGAGTTGCTTTTTCGAGACTAGGAAGACGGAGATGTTAAGACGCATTCTATCGCCGGGGTGGGCGAAGCGCCTGTCAAGGAGTGTTACCCGCAAGATT CTTGTGACGGAGTCTTCGGCCTGCCTGCATGGTTTCCCTCGCCAAGGCTTGGATGCGACCCATTCAGGGATGAACAAATTCCAAGGTCCAGAATGTCCCAACTTTAAATTTGTTAAAGATGCGGTCAGGAAACTCGCTGGAGACGCATCGGTTGTTTTAAAACTGCGGAAGAACT CTACCGTGAAGGGACACTGGATCGTCCGGTTCGGACGTAATAAGGAATTCGTCGGGCGTGAATCAATTCTCGAAGATCTTTTAAGAGG GTCTGGGGGTTGGAAAGACGCAGATCGCGCTGGAGACCGCTTATCGCATTCGCGGCGTGCAGCCGGAATGCTCGGTCTTTGGGTTCCCGCTGTGGATGCCACCGCTTTCGAGAATGCATACCGCGCTATCGGCCAGCAGCTTAAGGTACCGGGAatcgacgaagaaaaagcagatgTTAAGGCACTTATTAAGTCCGTATTGGGCCGCGAGAGTATGGGTAACTGGCTTTTGATTATCGacaacgccgacgatgaaAAGCTACTCTTTGGGGATACCGCCCTTACCTACTATCTTCCATTCAGCCGAAAAGGATCTATTCTTTTCACAACCCGAAACCACAAACTTGGATTAAGGCTGGTCGAGTCTGAAAATCATATTATCgcagttgaagaaatgaGCAAAGACGAGGCCCTTAAGCTATTAGGGAAAAACCTAAAAGGTTCTCAGATGAGCGACACAAGAAGCAACAATGCGTTGCTAGAGTTTCTTGctaacctccctctggcAAAACGGCAGGCGTCTGCTTATatggccaaggagcagatcTCGACTGCGCGGTACCTCAAGCTGTGCAAgtccagtgatgaggatatggttAAGTTGTTGAGTAGtcactttgacgaccgaCACCGATATAAGAACATTCAAAATGCTGTCGCCACAACTTGGCTGATTTCGTTCCAGCAAATCTCAGATCACGACGCGCTGGCGGCTGACTACCTCAGATTTCTGTGTTTTCTAGCCGGGAAGGATATTCCGCACTCcctgttgccgccggcggggaCGCTAGAGACAGTTGAAGCAATCGGGACCCTGAAGGCGTATGCATTTATCTCCCAACAGAATGAGTCGGATAGCTACGATATCCATCGGCTAGTTCAGATATCGATGCTGAGCTGGTtagatggaaagggagagcgaCAGGAATGGACGGCCAAAGTGTTAGAACGGCTTAACGATATATTTCCTTGGCCCAAACACGAAAACCGAGAAGAGTGGATAAGGTATCTTCCTCATACGCTACATGCTCTTCAACTACGGAAGAGaacagatgacgaggaagcgaCAACAGGTCTTCTTTCCAAAGTGGGTGAGAGCTTTCGCAATTTAGGGAAGTataaggaggccgagcagatgcatcggcaggagcTCCAGCTAAGAGAGAAGGttttgggcaaggagcatcctgacacgctcaccagcatggaCAACCTTGCGAttgtgcttgatagccaggggaagtatgaggaggccgagcggatgcatcggcaggcgctgcagctaagggagaaggtgttgggcaaggagcatcccgacacgctcaccagcatggacaaccttgcgcttgtgcttcatagccaggggaagtatgaggaggccgagcagatgcatcggcaggagctgcagctatcggagaaggtgttgggcaaggagcatcccgacacgctcaccagcatggacaaccttgcgcttgtgcttgatagccaggggaagtatgaggaggccgagcagatacatcggcaggcgctgcagctaagggagaaggtgttgggcaaggagcatcccgacacgctcaccagcatgaacaaccttgcgcttgtgctcgacagccaggggaagtatgaggaggccgagcagatgcatcggcaggcgctgcagctatctgagaaggtgttgggcaaggaacatcccgacacgctcaccagcatgaacaaccttgcgcttgtgcttcgtagccaggggaagtatgaggaggccgagcagatgcatcggcaggagctgcagctaagagAGAAGGTGTCGGAAAACAGATGA